ACACTGAGATGGAGAAGCGGGCAGCCCGCGGCGCGCGGCTGGCGCACGAACTCCTCCTCTCCCAAGGGCTTTAGGGAGGGGTGGGCACCCTTCCGATACAGACGTATCGTTTCGCTCGGGGAGTGATCGGTCAGCGCCAGAGTGCTGGTTCTACCCACTTGCATGTCGCATCCGGGTACGCGGCTCGGAACGGCACCTCCCGCCCGCACGATCTGGCCGGCCGGCGGCCGAGCGCAGCATGAACTGACGTACTGAGTCCGCATGTTGCCCCTCGTGACGCGGGAGCCGCTTTCATTCTGCGATGCGAACGGCGAGAGCCGGGCGGATGGCGGCGGCGCGGCGAGCCGGCCCGATCGTGGCCAGGAGGGACGCGGCGAACGTCGCTGCCGCGAGCACGCTGATGCTGGCCCATTCGATGGGGAATCCTCCCTCGAGGCCCGCGAACGCGGAACTGTTGCGATACATCAGCCACGTGGTGAGCACCCCGAGCAGCGAGCCCAGAACGATGCCCTCCACGGCGATGAAAGCGCTCTCCCACAGGAAGGACCGCTGGACTGTCCGGGCCCTGAAGCCGAGCGCCCGCAGGATTCCGATGGTGCGACGCCGTTCCCTGACGGCCCGGACCATGACCACCCCGAGGCCGGTGACGCCCACAAGAAGTCCCAGAGCGAGAAAGCCCTGCATGAGGCGGAAGAAGGTGGTGCTGGAGTCGAACTGGCGGCGCACATCGGAGGCGATCGGCGTGGCGACCAGGCTGGACGACAACTGCTCGCCCTGCAACTGGGTCGCCAGAGTGTCGGGGGACACCCCGGGCCGGGTTCTGACGAGTACGGAGGCGTTCTGGGCCTCCGTGCCGAAGAGGTCGCGCATGCCGGTCTCACCGATCACGACGGGATACACCGTCGAACTGGCGCCGGTACCCGGGTAGAAGACCATGCCGTTCTTAAGGACTCCGGCGATGGTCTTCTGTTCGGTCCTGCCGGTGCGCGGATCGGTCAGGGCGAGCTTGTCACCGGCGTCGTAGTAGTCGCCGCTGGGGCCGCCGGTGCTGCCGAAGAACGCGTCGATCACGACGTACTGCGGACGAGCGGCGAGCGCGCGCCAGACCGCAGCGTCGTCGCGCAGGCCGGGCATCCGGTCACCGAAGGCGATGCCTGTGATCGCGCCGTCGGGCACCCCGACGACCGCGGTGTCCAGGGGCGAGCTGGTGCGATGCCCGGGGTCGGTGGCCTGGCCGGTGGCATTCAGCAGCGGCGTGACGGCGGAGATCTGGCCGGCAGACGGGCCGCTACGCAGGTCCGTCAGAAGACGATCACGTGCGACCTGGGCATTGAAGTCCAGCCGTAGGGAGTATCCGGCGGTGGCGTCGGAGACGACAGTGTTCACGCTCGCGTTGAGGATGCCCGAGATCTCGGTCAGCAGAACGAGGACGAGAACGATCAGCGTGTACATCACCAGCGTCGCTCCGGTGCGGAACCGCTTGGCCAGGGGGTAGGCGACCGCGAGCCGCGCGGCCAGGCCGGACTCCGAGGGGCGTTCCAGCAGCGGGCGCAGCGGGCGCACCAGCGCCTTCTGGTTCTCGCTGACCAGCACCACCGCGGAGAACGCGGCCAGGCTGCCCTGGATGACGTAGACGGCCATGGAGGGCGTGTCGAAGATACGGGGGCGGACGACGGGCGCCACGAGGGTCCAGGCGAGTACGGCGCCCGCCGCCAGTGTGATGGCGGTGCGTCCGGGCATGACGCGCAGCATGGCCGGGGTGGCGAAGGCGATGGCGAGCGCCGGCATGAGGTAGGTCTGTTCAGCTTGGCTGCGTGCCAGGGCGGGTACGGCGGCGAGTGCGCAAAGGAGCGCCAGTGTGCTGGAGATGACCAGCAGCCTGCGGCGCGGCTTGCGTCCGGTCCCCGGAGGGAGATCCCGGATGGCGGCGATGATGTTGAAGCGGCTGATCCGCACCGTCGTCACGAGAATCGCCACGAACGCAATGAGCAGACCCATGGCCGCCCCGTTGAGG
This window of the Streptomyces sp. SLBN-118 genome carries:
- a CDS encoding ABC transporter permease, yielding MYPNLLAPLLIALAIALSALVLVAVRQPVSRRLAFRQLARRRTEAALVISGSVLGTAIIVGALVVGDTLNFSVRQEAYRTLGPVDERVIAPAGPAGRGIAQRLGALSGNPDIDGVLSAQATQAAAVSHPGGQPIAEPRALAWQMDFAEASRFGRAGGDPGLGGANPKPGHVVVNEPLARSLRVGVGQRVTFYLFGTPQTFRVDRVVPEQGLAGVGLGGRLNRDAFLPPGTLDSAARAAGAEPRSVTFVSNRGGVEGGDALTEEVTADIQRTLGLVAEQAAVETPKHTVLREAKVTGDTLGALFLMIGSFSIIAGALLLVNIFVMLGEERKSQLGMLRAVGMKRSRLVGSFTLEGAAYALLSALPGVAIGVAVGWGVAVVAAEIFQGWSVGGSSLQIVFAVTPTSILNGAAMGLLIAFVAILVTTVRISRFNIIAAIRDLPPGTGRKPRRRLLVISSTLALLCALAAVPALARSQAEQTYLMPALAIAFATPAMLRVMPGRTAITLAAGAVLAWTLVAPVVRPRIFDTPSMAVYVIQGSLAAFSAVVLVSENQKALVRPLRPLLERPSESGLAARLAVAYPLAKRFRTGATLVMYTLIVLVLVLLTEISGILNASVNTVVSDATAGYSLRLDFNAQVARDRLLTDLRSGPSAGQISAVTPLLNATGQATDPGHRTSSPLDTAVVGVPDGAITGIAFGDRMPGLRDDAAVWRALAARPQYVVIDAFFGSTGGPSGDYYDAGDKLALTDPRTGRTEQKTIAGVLKNGMVFYPGTGASSTVYPVVIGETGMRDLFGTEAQNASVLVRTRPGVSPDTLATQLQGEQLSSSLVATPIASDVRRQFDSSTTFFRLMQGFLALGLLVGVTGLGVVMVRAVRERRRTIGILRALGFRARTVQRSFLWESAFIAVEGIVLGSLLGVLTTWLMYRNSSAFAGLEGGFPIEWASISVLAAATFAASLLATIGPARRAAAIRPALAVRIAE